CTAAGCGGATGTTTTTGCTTTTCTTACTCAGGTTTGTCCTTTATAAAAAATGCAGGGATAGGGGTAAGGATACATTTCTATTAAGAGTTTATCATTAGTGTTTTTGTTAAGTTAAATAATTGACAAATAGTGATGGTTGAAATGATTTGTTGTCTTTATCATTCCTTTATCCAGTTTGATTGACAATGTTCCACTACACTATTCATATCAGATGTAAAACCAGGTTTAGCTATCAGGATTCATAATTTAAAGCATCAAATTAAAGTTGTcccattttgatttttcaattatatGAAATTGAACTGCTGTCTGGATAAGATGTAGTTTATGGCGCTTCTTATCCTGCCATCTTCGGGGTATGGACTTTCTTTTCTTTATGTTTCAATTTTATTTAGCACATTGGGTTCCTAAAAgaaaatatcttttgttttcatttacCTCAAGTGTGTTAACTAGAATAATTATTGAATTTTAATTCGTGTGTTGGCCAAGGATTTATCTCAAGTGTGTTACCTAGAATAGTTATTGAATTTTAATTCGTGTATTGGCCAAGGATTATAAGAATTGGGGTATATGTATTGCAGGGTTCATTGCCATAACCCTCCTTATTCCCTGAAATATTCTCTAGAGAAATATAATGTTCCTACGCCGATATGAATTACCAGAtgattggctaaaaaatggtAGTCTCCATATTTGAAAGATCTCATTTCAGTTAGTATGGAAGGATAAAGATACCCACGGACATCAAAATGATCAAAGAGAAGATTTGCACATGCTTTACTCATTTTATTAAAGATACTGCATTCCAATCTCCATATATGATGGATAAATTGGATAATTATGATATTTGGCGTAGGTGTGTATGTATAAGTTGTCTGTGAACCCAATCGAATGCGCTTTACCTACCTGTCAATATTTAAAATCTTTTGATTGACAGATAAATAATCAAGTTTTAGAAAATTGAAgtttattacaatacattttgcagAGGTCTTAAAAGAAAACGGCTGAACATCGCGGCGAGCGTCCTTGCTAAGATTATTCAACAATCTCTTCGCAAGTACAACTATTGACTGTGTGTTCTGCCGAAGTACAAAGAAAGTTACTGTTGGTGATAATATTGTGATGATTCATAACATTTTCAAACTGAGCACAATTGTATAGATAATGTTGCATTCTTTATTAGTTTGCTGTTCATTTTTGTTGCGAGTCTTGCGGCTAACAACTTGCTTTGGCAGAGAGATAAGGGTCTGGAATTTGGAAGATATTACCAGTGATATTTATATGTTTTGCATCTACAGGTTACCATTGAAGAATTTCTCTTTTACATTCATAATAAAATTTACATTACACCATGTCTTTGCTAGAGAAGCCATTTTAGTAACATGTTAATGAAAGAAAGAAGTTTGGTGATTGAAAATAACTCGACCCGATACACCGACGAAGGCATTAGCCATAGCACCAGCACCCCTTCCGCCCccgtgccattatggcacggGCAATCCACTAGTGAGTAcataaaagaagatttgatgaaCACGAGTGTAATGTTATTGAAGTATAACCCAGTTTATAAAAAGATACCGGTTTTTGTTCATGATGAAAAGCCAATTTTAGAGTCCATGCTTATCCTTGAATACACCGAAGAAACGTGGCCGAACGATTATCCGTTACTACCGAAAGATCCATACGAGAAATCGATTGCAAGGTTTTGGATTAAGTTCAGTGATGAAAAGGTATAAATTGTAGTCAAATACTTGATTTAAGTTCAAAAGTGTTTTCTTTAGGGATAATTGGGAAAAGCTCATAAACTCCATTTCTCATTTTGGCTTTCGTTTGTTTGCAGGGTGTGAGCTTTAGAACTTTTTTCAAAACAACATCTGGTGAAGAACATGAGAAGACCAAAGGAGACATTATGGAAATGCTGAAAACCATAGAAGAACAAAGTGCAATTGGAGATGGCAGCAAGTTTTTTGGTGGTGATAAGATTATGCTGTTGACTTGGCATTTGCATTTGTAGCTCACTGGTTTGAACCTATGGAAGAAGTAGCAGGAGTGAAGCTTCTTGAAGCTCATAAATTCCCTAAACTGCATGCCTGTACTGAAAGATTCAAACAAAATTCtgtggtaaaaaataatctcCCAGACACTAACGAATTGGTGGGTTTTTTCAAAGATGTAAAAGAGTACGGGTACctgacaccaccaccaccaccaccacctcaatAAGTCATCTTTCTCAAATCTCTGTTGAGAAACTGCATTTACTGGCTTCTTGCTTTCTTTAGCTAGTTGCATTTTGAATTTAGTGTGTATGCTTTCATATTTGAATGAAAATAGAGAGCATTTAGAAGTTTTATTGCGTGCATGGAAAAGACAATCTAGAGTTATTCTTATTCCCCTAAAAATATTGACAAGCACTACAAGAATTATTGCAAAAGATTCAACAGCACAACATTGTATTTTTCAGCTGTAGAAAGCTCTGGAGTACAGAAGAACGTTTACACAAAACCACTTGATTTATTTATCCAAACACCTAGCATTCTAAAGAATTTAGAAATTGGAAACAAACACAACAAATCTAGCTCTTCCTTGGTTGAAACTTGAAAGTCTGAGTAGCAATCTCTTCATAAAAACTTTTAACATATATAAAAAGACTCTAGTACTGTATACACTTAAGCCGTATGTTGCCTCTTAAACTCAAACTTAATCAACCCGCTTTAGGTAGGGGGATCATACATTGTCAGTTCAGAGTGCTTCAATGTGATCAACATTCCATGAGGACGCATATTTTGAAGTGGTTTATATGGTTACTGTGTTCTCTGGTACTCCTTGGTTGCCAAGCTGGCTAAAGTTGCCCTTCTCCTTGAAAAGTTGAGTGTGGTGATGCTTACAGTAAAGTTTGTGCTCGTGAGCAATGTAATTGGATGTGCTGATCACACAACCTCCATATGAACACCTGAAGCAAGGCCTGTGGTATGAGACTCCATCTGCTGTTACCTGCAAAAGCAACATAATTGAGAAATTGATCAATGGCTGCGTTAGAGAATGGTTCAAGTAATACTATGGGAAAACATAAGATTCAATGAGAGATGTGTTTTTGTTGTTCTGACGTTACagaggtaaaaaaaaaaaccactaaCAGGCATAGTATTTGGTAGAAAGCATGAGCTTCTCCTGCGCAAATGGTCTTAGGAAAAGTTACAAACTGATTCAGATATACATAGAAATTTGACATGTTGTCTTTGAAGTATTGGGAAATCAGAACTCAAGCTCCACAGTAATGGATCGAAAAGAACTAAGGGCTCATATGAAAGGTTAGAACTTCTGCTCTCGTAGTTTTATCTGCAGCCTTTCATAGGATACTTCACTATAGTTCATTACAGACTGTTGCAGTTAGGATACGTGTAGAGATTGTTTTACACATGGCCTAACCTACAAGCCTTTTCACTGCATTCGTTATTGATATGTGTTCAAAGATGTCCAAAGTAACaagtaaaattttaaaaaaaagaagagaaattttACCTTCTCAATAGGGTACACGGTTTTCTTGCAAGCAACACACTTATCTTGAGTTCCAGCAAACATACTCGAAGCTTTGCTGCTGGAATTGCCCTATGAAATTTCAGCCAAACGAAAAAATTAATAACTTAGAAACATTGATCACCATGTACCTTATACTTATATACATATAAATGAGAGGGATTCATCGAAGTTATCCATGGAATACCTGATCAGCTGACCTGGTATGAACTTTAGGAACACCTAGAAAAGAAAATAGAATAGATTTATATTAacataagaaaagaagaaaaagagatttTGTGAAGAGCTACTAAGAAATTGCCGCCTACTTTCGAAACTTTTATCCAAACTCCCAGTCATCTTAAACAGTTGGTCGAAATGAGGCCTGCAATACAGAACACCTTCGAAAGAGTTGTAGTTGCTAAGCTGTAAACGAAAATTGAATGTTAAAAcaagtgaaaaaaataaaaatgcagaGAAAAACAGCCACAAAATGAATAATCAACACGTGATGCTTCAATAAGGCAACCATGAACCCCTAAAAGTAGATGATGTGAATTCACTACTCTTACTCAACTTGGCCAAGAGATCAACCATTTGTCCACATTCGAATTAACTTATGGCTCATCACACAAGAACATCAAATCTAATTCACAGTTCACTAATGAACATTACCAAATGCAACATAGCAAAGAGAGAAAacaagaacacacaaccaaaacaaAACACAACACTGTTATAGGGCAGACAAAATCATAATTCTTGATCGAATAAGAAAGTTTTGAAAGTTAATCATGGAAGACAAAAAGAAGCATAGCCTTTCAGATAACATTCTATTTTACCCTTCATTGATCAAGTGAGCAACAGTCCcaaaatcataatcaataagattatttttttaaccccaatcaggattatttttttaaaaattaaagaagaatAAGTACTAGTTCAATCACAATAAAGCAGATCAAAACCAATACTCAGAAGTGATCAAGTTCAATCCATACAAAACAATCCAAAAAAGTTTACTACTAGTTTGAGCAACAAGGAGACAGATCTCCAAAACAAGAAACCCAAATCAAGTTATCATAATTTAAACAACATAGACGATCTAAAATCAATCATTGACATGGAAAGGCCGCAGATAAAAATACGAGAGCAGAAGTAAAAGAGTTATATATTATACCTTGAGAGTACCCTTGCAGTGATGACAACGAAAACAAGCTTTGTGATAAACTTTGTTATCAGCAGTGAGTTGATCAACCAGGTAGACTGTTTTCTCACAGGCTTTACATTTCTGGGTTGTTCCTGCAAAAGTTGCCATTTCTCTTATTTCTCTTTAAAAAATAAATCACTCTTTTTAATTTATTTCTGTTTTGATAAGAATGAAGAAGTTGAAGAGAAGAGATTGGTGGGAATATGTAAGAGAGAGTAGATGAGAATCTGTCTGTCTATGAGAAATCCCAGCTCAGAAGATGATGGTCAGACATAACGGCAGTCTACTCACCTTTTATAATCAACAAAAGGGAATCCTAgttttgaaaattaaaataagaaaataactcaTACACTGTAAAATCAAATTTTTACAGTGACTAGTtcgaaatctttttttttttacaaattgaTTAAGT
Above is a genomic segment from Papaver somniferum cultivar HN1 chromosome 10, ASM357369v1, whole genome shotgun sequence containing:
- the LOC113317345 gene encoding LIM domain-containing protein WLIM1-like; the encoded protein is MATFAGTTQKCKACEKTVYLVDQLTADNKVYHKACFRCHHCKGTLKLSNYNSFEGVLYCRPHFDQLFKMTGSLDKSFESVPKVHTRSADQGNSSSKASSMFAGTQDKCVACKKTVYPIEKVTADGVSYHRPCFRCSYGGCVISTSNYIAHEHKLYCKHHHTQLFKEKGNFSQLGNQGVPENTVTI